The Candidatus Eisenbacteria bacterium genome contains the following window.
CTCGGGCATCCCCGAGACCGCGGCGACGTACGCGGTGAGATCGGCGATCTTCCGATCGGTGAGGCGGTCACCGAAGGCTGGCATCTTCACCGCGCCTCGCCGCGACTGCTCGCGCCACGTCTCGCTCTGCGATCGCGCCTCGTTCACGCCGTCGTGGATCCATTGCCGGATCTCTTCGAGGTTCTTCGCGTACATCATGACGTCGCCTTCGAAGCCGGGAACGGTGCGATCGTCGCGTCCGGGATTGGCCGCACCCTTCAGCCCGCCGTCTCCGTGACAGGCGAAACATCCGGTGCTCTGCGCGAGCCGATGGCCTCGCTCGGCGGCGGGAAGACGTGGACGCACGAAATACGCGCCCAGCAGCACGGCGAGCAAGAAGAGCGCGATGATCGCGCTCGCCGCAGCTCTCATGGGAGGGATCGAGCGCGCGGATGACGCGCGCTCGGAGGGTTGCTACTTGGCGGCCAGCACCGCGTCGGTGACGTCGATGCCCTTCATGCCGTTGCGGGTCATGACCGTGCCGGTGACCTTCACGTTCTTCCCGGCCATGGTCTTGAGTTTGTTGTAGGGATCGGCGTTGTCGTGATTGAGCGTGACGAGATAGAGCGTGCCGTCCGCGGTCAACAGCCCCATCGGCATGCCGTTGCCGATGCACTTGGTGGCGCAGGAGATGTGCTTCTCGCCGCGCGCGCCGTGACCGAGGAAGCAGCCCGTATCCACCAGCTCGCCCGTGAGGGTCTTCACCGTTCCCTTGTGCTCCCCCGCCGCAAAGGCCAGCGATGCGGCGACAGCGGACATGAGGACGATCGAGGCGAACCATTTCTTCATGGAGATCTCCTTTGAGAACAGACGCGACCGTTGCGTAGCCGGTAGGATGCTCCGTGCCGGGCCGGCGCGCAATGCCGGGAGCCAAAGATGACGCCTCCCTGACAGCGAACCCGCAATGAGGTCGGGCGGGGGCTGGACGCGCGATTGGCCAGATTTCGTCCGGCCCAGGGCGCGGGACACGCGAATTGCCCGAATTTTCTGGTGGTTCCGGCCAGCGGACGGGCCGAAACCATGGCAGGTTCCTTGCCCTCCATCGCCCCAAACGTCTTGGACGGCCACCGGGAGTCGAGCATGGGAAGCGGCTTCAGACAGGGGATGATGGCGGCGGCGCTGGTCCTGGGGCTCGCCCACGGGAACGCCATCGCGGCGCCCTTCATCAACGTCCTCGACAACGCGCTCGTCATCACTCCGACGCCGGCCGACTACGAGCGGGATTACGTGGAGGTGACGGGTGCGGCAGGCCTGGGCGTCAAGCTGAAGACGAACTCGAGCACCGGGATGATGCTGATGGTCCGCTCCTCCTC
Protein-coding sequences here:
- a CDS encoding c-type cytochrome — its product is MRAAASAIIALFLLAVLLGAYFVRPRLPAAERGHRLAQSTGCFACHGDGGLKGAANPGRDDRTVPGFEGDVMMYAKNLEEIRQWIHDGVNEARSQSETWREQSRRGAVKMPAFGDRLTDRKIADLTAYVAAVSGMPEPETPEAARGLERAEAFGCIGCHGAGGRLAPVNPGSLKGYVPSWDSDDFAELVRDRDEFKDWVENGVSRRHDRNPFARFFLRRAVLRMPAYRDRLEPGDMDALWSYVQWLRALPDTALTIGGR